Genomic segment of Longimicrobium sp.:
AGGACGATCTACGTCTTCTGCGACCGCGGCCCGGAGCGCGGGGTGGAGCGCGTGGCCATCGGCGGCACCTCGCAGGGCGGGCTCTACCGCGTGGTGCGCGACGCCGCGGCGCCCGTGGGCACCGCGGGGACCACCCGCCGCCCCGCCGAGCCCTTCGGCCCCGAGCAGTGGAAGCTGCTGGCGCCGCTGGTGGAGGAGTGCGCGCCCGACAGCATCCAGGTGAACGTCTCCGCCACGCACGCCTTCTCCGACGGCCTCACCGCGGGCGAGCAGGGTCCGCTGCTGGAGGGGATCCCGGCACCGTACCGCGGCCGCGTCGTCCACCGCGAGCTGCTGCCGCTGCAGTACATCGAGGAGCGCCTCCCCGAGATGCTCCCCCGGTACGTGGAGATGCAGCGCATCGTGCACGAGATCATCTCCACGGCCTTTTCCGAGAAGGTGATCACCCCCGGCCGGACGACGACCGACGACGTGGTGTGGTGGATGCGCCAGCGGGTGAACGACCTGGGGCTGGGGACGTGGTTCCAGCCGTCGGTCGCGGTGCAGCGCGCGGGGGTGGAGATGGGCGACTCGGCCAGCCCCGTGATCCGCCGCGGCGACGTGCTGCACTGCGACTTCGGGATCACGGCGCTGGGGCTCAACACCGACACCCAGCACATGGGCTACGTGCTGCGCGAGGGCGAGACCGACGCGCCGGCGGGGCTCCGGGCGGCGCTCCGGCGCGGCAACCGGCTGCAGGACCTGCTGCTGGAGGAGATGGTCCCCGGGCGCACGGGGAACGAGGTGCTCGCCCGCACCCGCGAGCGGATGCGCGCCGAGGGGATCGACGGCACCGTCTACACGCACCCGGTGGGCGACCACGGCCACGGCGCCGGGCCGCTGATCGGGCTGTGGGACCGGCAGGAGGGCGTCCCCGGCCGCGGCGACGTCCCGCTGCGCCCGAACACGTGGTTCTCCATCGAGCTGCAGGCCACCACGCCCGTCGCCGAGTGGAACGGCCAGCCCGTGCGCATGGGCCTGGAAGAGGAGGCGCGCCTGGACGAGCGCGGCGAGCGCCGCTGGGTCCTCGCCCGCCAGGAGCGCTTCCACCTGGTGCGGTGACGCGTTGTCCGGGGAGAGCGAGGGAGG
This window contains:
- a CDS encoding M24 family metallopeptidase; the protein is MPRPTLAAALALAALLARPAAAQERPLGTLREQAEVRQEWLKLRLERVLPRLMREHGVRMWIIPTREYNEDPVFWSLVSPTTMAARRRTIYVFCDRGPERGVERVAIGGTSQGGLYRVVRDAAAPVGTAGTTRRPAEPFGPEQWKLLAPLVEECAPDSIQVNVSATHAFSDGLTAGEQGPLLEGIPAPYRGRVVHRELLPLQYIEERLPEMLPRYVEMQRIVHEIISTAFSEKVITPGRTTTDDVVWWMRQRVNDLGLGTWFQPSVAVQRAGVEMGDSASPVIRRGDVLHCDFGITALGLNTDTQHMGYVLREGETDAPAGLRAALRRGNRLQDLLLEEMVPGRTGNEVLARTRERMRAEGIDGTVYTHPVGDHGHGAGPLIGLWDRQEGVPGRGDVPLRPNTWFSIELQATTPVAEWNGQPVRMGLEEEARLDERGERRWVLARQERFHLVR